The nucleotide window GAAGCTACAATATATTACGCCTTTTACTTTTTCGAATCCCATAGAGATTTTGAAAAACGACTTCTCGTTTGAATGGATTAGTTTTGTGGTTTTTGTCGGATTAACAATCGTTGGGCTTGTCGTTTCTTATACATTATTTAAAAAACGAGAGTTCATTGTATAAAGGATTGATAAGCATTTGTCTTGAGAATCCTCTTTATTATTTGAATTTAATTTTACACAAACATAAAGGACTTCGGTCCTTTTTATTTTTCGAAAAATAGGTCTTTTCTATGAAAGCGCTTTATGTTATTATAGTAGTTGTGAAAGTGGTGAGAACATGAGGATTGAAAAACATCCAATTTTAGATTTTTCGCCTAAAAAACAAATTTCTTTTCTTTTTAACGGTAAAAGTATATTTGGTTTTGAAGGCGATACGATTGCTTCCGCATTACATGCATTAGGAATTAAAGTGCTTAGTAAAAGTATAAAAGAACTAAGACCTAGAGGCTTTTACTGCGCCATTGGAAATTGCGGATCTTGCTTTATGAGAGTCAATAATGTTCCAAACGTTAAGACGTGTATTACGTTATTAGAAGAAGGCATGATTGTTGAAAGTCAAGAAGGGCTTGGTGCCTTAAAATGATTGAAAAAGATTTGATTGTCATTGGCGGAGGACCAGCAGGATTATCTGCCGCAAAAACCGCTCTTGAAGCTGGGTGTAAAGTGCT belongs to Bacillota bacterium and includes:
- a CDS encoding (2Fe-2S)-binding protein encodes the protein MRIEKHPILDFSPKKQISFLFNGKSIFGFEGDTIASALHALGIKVLSKSIKELRPRGFYCAIGNCGSCFMRVNNVPNVKTCITLLEEGMIVESQEGLGALK